Genomic DNA from Salinibacter pepae:
CGTGGAGGCGATGAAGGAGTCGTTTGCTGGGGACGAGGAGGACGCGTCGTAAAGCGGGGAGCCGACCGGGTACGCCCTGCTTTTTCGTAAAGTGCGCGCTGAGTGATGCGTGAATCGTGAGCCCCACAAGACGATTTGCTTCACGCCTCACGTCTTCATGCACCACGCTTGCTCGTCCATGATTGGGGACACCGGTTGCCCCGGTGCCTTCCGTTCTTGCTCGAACGATTTTCTGCCGTGACCAAGTTGTTCATTGCCGATATTGACGGGTGCCTGGCGTCGCCCTACGAGGCGTACGACCTGGCGGGGCTCGACACGCTCCGTCGGCTCCCACACGAGGCGGACCCGGCCCCGGCCCTCACCCTCTGTTCGGGCCGCTCCTACCCGTACGTGGAGGCCATGACGCAGGCGCTCGCCCTCACCACGCCGGTGCTGTTCGAGGCCGGCGGGGGGCAGTTCGACCCGGTGGTGGCCCAAACCGCCTGGAGCCCGCACCTGACCGACGAGGTGGAGGCCAAGCTGCGCGTCGTGGAAGAGTGGTTCGTGACGGAGTGCGTGCCGGGCACCCAGATCTCGATCGACCACGCCAAGCGCACGCAGACCGGGGTCGTCTCGCCGAAGGCGGACGAAATTCGGGCCCTGCAGCCCCGGGCCGAGCAGTTCGTGGCCGAGGAGACCCCCGGCCTCCACGTCTTTGCGACCGACATTTCGGTGGACGTCGTGCCGCCCGGCATCACGAAGCGGGACGGGGTCGAGTGGCTGGCCGACCGCCTCGGGCTGGCGCTCGACGAGACG
This window encodes:
- a CDS encoding HAD family hydrolase, whose protein sequence is MTKLFIADIDGCLASPYEAYDLAGLDTLRRLPHEADPAPALTLCSGRSYPYVEAMTQALALTTPVLFEAGGGQFDPVVAQTAWSPHLTDEVEAKLRVVEEWFVTECVPGTQISIDHAKRTQTGVVSPKADEIRALQPRAEQFVAEETPGLHVFATDISVDVVPPGITKRDGVEWLADRLGLALDETAYIGDAETDLEALDAVGTSFAPANADATVRAQVDHVTEGTVLDGVLEAFRYCRARNDS